Proteins from a single region of Chloroflexota bacterium:
- a CDS encoding DUF2958 domain-containing protein, with protein sequence MHETIENAGATGIWRDRHSGTRGHALMTEEVGRTVPALGANEDAADADAVLAPVKFFSPYTGWRWYVTEWDAETGLCFGLVEGFETEWGYFDLTELAEVTVFGGVPAVERDLYWEPQTIGAIRREAR encoded by the coding sequence ATGCACGAGACGATAGAGAACGCCGGGGCCACCGGCATCTGGCGGGACCGGCACAGCGGTACGCGCGGGCACGCGCTCATGACCGAGGAGGTGGGGCGGACGGTCCCCGCCCTCGGCGCCAACGAGGACGCGGCGGACGCCGACGCCGTCCTCGCCCCCGTCAAGTTCTTCAGCCCCTACACGGGCTGGCGCTGGTACGTTACCGAGTGGGACGCCGAGACCGGACTCTGCTTCGGCTTGGTTGAGGGGTTCGAGACGGAGTGGGGCTACTTCGACCTGACGGAGCTCGCGGAGGTGACGGTGTTCGGTGGCGTCCCGGCCGTGGAGCGCGACCTGTACTGGGAGCCGCAGACCATCGGCGCCATCCGGCGGGAAGCACGCTAG